From a region of the Hymenobacter jejuensis genome:
- a CDS encoding glycosyltransferase family 2 protein, translated as MPVSLSVVIITYNEERNIGRCLDALGDVADEVVVVDSYSSDQTVAICHSYNVRVVQHAFEGYVQQKNFATAQAQHDYVLQLDADEVLTEELRQSIREVKQNWQAAGYSLARLTNYCGTWVRHGGWYPDRKLRLYDRRLGRWEGLLLHEKYQLFDNQLVTNLHGDLLHYSYDSVEQHVNQLNRFTSISAEEWALRGKRRVTVFHLLLKPLWKFVHGYILRLGFLDGFAGFCIASISAWGVFLKFAKLRTKSRLLA; from the coding sequence ATGCCCGTTTCCCTGTCGGTCGTCATCATCACCTACAATGAAGAACGCAACATCGGCCGCTGCCTCGACGCACTCGGCGATGTGGCCGATGAGGTAGTGGTGGTCGACTCCTATTCCAGCGACCAGACCGTGGCCATTTGCCACAGTTACAACGTGCGCGTGGTGCAGCATGCTTTCGAAGGCTATGTGCAGCAGAAAAATTTCGCTACTGCCCAAGCGCAACACGACTATGTACTGCAGCTCGACGCCGACGAAGTCCTAACCGAAGAGTTGCGCCAGTCGATCCGGGAGGTGAAGCAGAACTGGCAGGCGGCAGGTTATTCTTTGGCTCGACTCACCAACTATTGTGGTACCTGGGTGCGCCACGGCGGCTGGTACCCCGACCGGAAGCTGCGCCTCTACGATCGCCGTTTGGGCCGATGGGAAGGCCTCCTGTTGCATGAAAAATACCAACTATTTGATAATCAATTAGTTACTAACTTACATGGCGATTTGCTTCATTACTCTTATGATTCGGTGGAGCAGCACGTCAATCAACTAAACCGCTTCACAAGCATCTCGGCGGAAGAATGGGCCTTGCGCGGCAAGCGCCGCGTGACGGTTTTTCACTTGCTATTGAAGCCGCTCTGGAAATTTGTGCACGGGTACATTCTGCGGTTGGGTTTCTTGGATGGGTTTGCGGGGTTCTGTATTGCCAGCATCTCGGCGTGGGGCGTCTTTCTGAAATTTGCCAAACTGCGCACCAAATCGCGGCTCCTTGCATGA
- a CDS encoding glycosyltransferase family 9 protein has translation MKTFLVSRTDAIGDVVLTLPVCGELKRLFPGCRVVLVGRTYTQAVAEACPWVDAFLNYDSLLQLSDKEQVAAIVQQQATAILHVFPNKKLAQLAQKAKIPVRIATRNRWFHWLTCNRLVSLSRRHSPLHEAQLNLKLLQPLGLPAEMPLAQVAELVRLQPTEPLAPQWQQVLANRTESQLNVILHPRSRGSAREWGLNHFGALAKLLYQAGHRVFVTGTAAEGEELRPWLAEYAAVLAGDLTGLLTLPQLLAFIHAADGLVAASTGPLHLAAALGRHALGIYPPMRPTHPGRWAPLGPYAEYLVFDRPDCSDCREQPAACTCIKAISPVQALERILAWQQLPVEP, from the coding sequence ATGAAGACTTTTTTGGTAAGCCGCACCGATGCCATTGGCGATGTCGTCCTGACGCTCCCAGTTTGCGGAGAGCTTAAGCGACTATTTCCCGGTTGCCGGGTGGTGCTGGTGGGCCGCACCTATACCCAAGCTGTGGCCGAAGCCTGTCCGTGGGTAGATGCGTTTCTGAATTACGATAGCCTTTTGCAACTGTCTGATAAAGAGCAGGTCGCAGCTATAGTTCAACAGCAGGCTACAGCTATCTTGCATGTTTTCCCCAACAAAAAGCTGGCGCAGTTGGCCCAAAAAGCCAAGATTCCGGTGCGCATTGCCACGCGCAATCGCTGGTTTCACTGGCTTACCTGCAACCGATTGGTAAGCCTGAGCCGACGGCATTCGCCCCTGCACGAGGCGCAGCTAAACTTGAAGCTGCTTCAGCCGCTTGGGCTGCCAGCGGAAATGCCTTTGGCACAAGTAGCCGAACTGGTTCGGCTGCAACCAACAGAGCCGCTGGCTCCTCAGTGGCAACAGGTGCTTGCCAATCGTACGGAAAGTCAGCTCAACGTGATTCTGCATCCGCGCTCCAGGGGCAGCGCCCGCGAATGGGGCCTAAACCACTTTGGGGCCTTGGCTAAGCTCTTGTACCAAGCCGGACATCGGGTGTTCGTGACGGGTACCGCAGCTGAAGGCGAGGAGTTGCGCCCGTGGTTAGCGGAGTACGCCGCCGTACTGGCCGGCGACCTTACCGGACTTCTGACGCTGCCGCAGCTTCTGGCTTTTATCCATGCTGCCGATGGGCTGGTAGCTGCTAGTACCGGGCCATTGCACTTGGCGGCTGCCCTCGGCCGCCACGCATTGGGCATTTACCCACCCATGCGCCCGACGCACCCAGGGCGGTGGGCCCCGCTGGGCCCGTATGCCGAATATCTGGTATTCGATCGTCCCGATTGCTCCGACTGCCGTGAGCAGCCCGCCGCGTGCACTTGCATCAAGGCCATTTCGCCTGTGCAAGCACTGGAAAGAATCTTAGCTTGGCAACAACTGCCGGTAGAGCCGTAG
- a CDS encoding O-antigen ligase family protein produces MLSQHLLLLACVAGVAGLLASRALVALSPVVGVLAVLANPRMRRELPQWLHNGAAGRMALLYILLLISALYTDNWPEWRHQVFRQLPFIGVPLAFCLAVPLTNRQRFRVGCSFVLGVGMVAAATLLDYIVHPPTDQHFYMVGKSQPAITGIFHIHFGIMLVLSAFFGLLLGRSKYAPQLLRLVLWLAAAISVVTLHVLAYRTGLMLFYITLFVNALRILFARRFTLGILALGLFVAVPFASYRLLPSVRDRAIATRYDIEHFYNGEDINNFSLSKRLAAWHTARAVARQHLLVGVGPADAQDAMMAQYRRHSYGLLPPNWVMIHNQYLHYLVASGLPGLFVWLLVLLGPLTQPTQRRNPYVYHFLLILGAGMLVDSLLEMQIGFNLFVFLYGFLVVATERSGYSTVNLP; encoded by the coding sequence GTGCTTTCACAGCATTTGCTGCTGCTTGCCTGCGTGGCAGGTGTAGCAGGATTGCTAGCGTCGCGGGCGTTGGTAGCCCTAAGCCCTGTTGTGGGCGTGCTGGCAGTGCTTGCCAATCCGCGTATGCGCCGCGAGTTGCCCCAGTGGCTACACAATGGTGCTGCCGGCCGAATGGCGCTGCTTTATATACTGCTATTAATAAGTGCTTTATACACTGACAATTGGCCTGAATGGCGGCATCAGGTCTTTCGGCAGCTGCCGTTTATTGGGGTGCCGCTGGCGTTTTGTTTGGCAGTGCCCTTGACGAATCGGCAACGGTTTAGGGTAGGCTGTAGCTTTGTTTTGGGCGTTGGGATGGTGGCCGCGGCCACTTTGCTAGACTACATTGTGCATCCGCCCACCGACCAGCACTTTTACATGGTGGGCAAAAGTCAGCCCGCGATCACCGGGATTTTTCACATTCACTTCGGGATCATGCTGGTGCTGTCGGCCTTTTTTGGTTTGCTGCTCGGCCGTAGCAAGTATGCCCCGCAGCTGCTGCGCTTGGTGCTATGGCTGGCTGCGGCCATAAGCGTCGTCACGCTGCATGTGCTAGCGTATCGCACGGGACTGATGCTGTTTTATATCACATTGTTTGTCAATGCGTTGCGTATTCTGTTTGCGCGGCGGTTTACCTTGGGTATACTGGCGTTAGGGTTGTTTGTCGCGGTGCCTTTCGCTTCTTATCGCCTCCTGCCGTCGGTGCGCGACCGGGCTATTGCTACGCGCTACGACATCGAACACTTCTACAACGGCGAGGACATCAACAACTTTTCTCTCTCCAAACGCTTGGCCGCGTGGCATACGGCCCGCGCCGTAGCGCGCCAGCACCTGTTGGTGGGTGTGGGACCAGCCGATGCACAAGATGCCATGATGGCGCAGTACCGCCGGCACAGTTATGGCCTATTGCCCCCCAATTGGGTCATGATTCATAATCAGTACTTGCACTACTTGGTAGCAAGCGGATTACCAGGGCTTTTTGTGTGGCTGCTGGTATTGCTTGGGCCGTTGACGCAACCCACACAGCGGCGTAACCCGTACGTGTACCATTTCTTGCTTATTCTGGGGGCCGGCATGCTTGTCGACTCGTTGCTGGAAATGCAGATTGGCTTCAATCTCTTCGTATTTCTGTACGGGTTTCTCGTAGTAGCCACGGAGCGTTCCGGCTACTCCACCGTAAACCTTCCGTAA
- a CDS encoding sigma-70 family RNA polymerase sigma factor encodes MSDSPERVPKLSKEEKDRRFQAELMPVLDSLYNFAYRLTLDEDDANDLVQETYLKAYRFFEYFEPGTNAKAWLFRILKNSFINDFRKKSKQPAKVDYSEIEGYYNSEDVESDADAGGTSSDMRQQSVRDLIGDEVASALNSLPVDFRTVIILCDLEGFTYEEMAKVLDIPIGTVRSRLHRARNFLKEKLDKYAKSMGYGGDTDDEDPSDDDNDQ; translated from the coding sequence ATGAGCGACTCTCCCGAACGAGTTCCGAAGTTGAGCAAAGAAGAGAAAGACCGGCGGTTCCAAGCCGAACTGATGCCTGTACTGGACTCTTTGTACAACTTTGCCTATCGCCTGACCCTTGACGAGGACGATGCCAACGACCTCGTGCAGGAGACCTATTTGAAAGCCTATCGGTTCTTTGAGTACTTCGAACCGGGAACCAACGCGAAAGCGTGGCTGTTCCGCATCCTGAAAAACTCGTTCATTAACGACTTCCGAAAGAAGAGTAAACAACCCGCCAAGGTCGACTACAGCGAAATTGAAGGGTACTACAATTCGGAGGACGTTGAGTCTGACGCCGACGCGGGTGGCACCTCGTCGGACATGCGGCAGCAATCGGTGCGCGACCTCATCGGCGACGAGGTGGCCAGCGCGCTCAATTCGCTGCCAGTGGATTTTCGCACGGTCATTATCCTCTGCGACCTAGAAGGGTTCACCTATGAGGAAATGGCAAAAGTGCTGGACATCCCTATCGGAACGGTGCGATCACGTTTGCACCGGGCTCGCAATTTCCTGAAGGAAAAATTAGACAAGTACGCTAAATCGATGGGCTACGGCGGCGATACCGACGACGAAGACCCATCAGACGACGATAACGACCAATAA
- the gmk gene encoding guanylate kinase has protein sequence MQGKIIVFSAPSGAGKTTIVHRLLERIPELSFSISACTRDKRGRTEANGKDYYFISIEEFQEKIRHDEFVEWEEVYAGNFYGTLKSEIERIWESGKHAILDVDVKGGLSIKEFYKDRALAVFVKPPSLEVLESRLRARATDSDASISGRLYKAKFELTFEDRFDTILVNDDLDHATAQAEKLVRDFITGESAIL, from the coding sequence ATGCAGGGTAAAATTATCGTTTTTTCGGCTCCTTCCGGCGCCGGTAAGACTACTATAGTCCACCGGCTGCTGGAAAGGATTCCAGAGCTAAGTTTTTCAATTTCAGCTTGTACGCGCGACAAGCGCGGCCGCACGGAAGCCAACGGCAAAGACTACTACTTCATTTCCATCGAAGAATTTCAGGAGAAAATTCGCCACGATGAGTTCGTGGAATGGGAAGAGGTGTACGCTGGCAACTTCTATGGTACTCTAAAATCTGAGATTGAGCGCATCTGGGAAAGCGGAAAACACGCCATTTTGGATGTTGATGTGAAGGGCGGTCTGAGCATTAAGGAGTTTTACAAGGACCGGGCTTTAGCCGTTTTTGTAAAACCACCTTCCTTGGAAGTGCTTGAAAGCCGCCTGCGTGCCCGCGCCACCGACTCCGACGCCAGCATCTCCGGGCGCCTGTACAAGGCCAAGTTCGAGCTGACATTCGAAGATCGGTTCGACACCATCCTTGTCAACGACGATCTGGACCACGCCACCGCGCAGGCTGAAAAGCTGGTGCGCGACTTTATTACCGGCGAATCGGCGATTCTGTGA
- the nadD gene encoding nicotinate (nicotinamide) nucleotide adenylyltransferase, translating to MKVGLLFGSFNPIHTGHLILANFMATHTDLDAVWLVVSPQSPFKIGQEMLPEEERLALVQLAIRGNNRLEALDIEFRMPKPSYTIDTLDALRRRYSEHQFVLLMGEDNLPGLTRWKEAERILADYAVYVYPRPGVDITTVETRANTWVVDAPLLDISATFIRECVQKGKSIRYLVPDAVEARILSQGYWRT from the coding sequence CTGAAAGTGGGGCTGTTGTTCGGCTCATTCAATCCTATTCATACCGGCCATCTCATACTGGCCAATTTTATGGCCACGCACACCGATTTGGATGCGGTATGGCTGGTTGTTTCCCCGCAAAGTCCGTTTAAGATCGGGCAGGAGATGTTACCCGAGGAAGAGCGTCTGGCACTGGTGCAGTTGGCCATTCGTGGCAATAACAGGCTAGAAGCTCTGGACATCGAGTTCCGAATGCCCAAACCAAGCTACACCATCGATACGCTTGACGCGTTGCGCCGCCGTTATTCCGAACATCAGTTTGTATTGTTGATGGGTGAGGACAACCTGCCTGGCCTAACGCGTTGGAAAGAAGCCGAACGTATTTTGGCCGATTATGCAGTATATGTATACCCGCGGCCAGGTGTGGACATTACCACCGTCGAAACCCGGGCTAACACATGGGTGGTCGATGCCCCGCTGCTTGATATTTCTGCCACTTTCATTCGGGAATGTGTGCAAAAAGGTAAATCTATCCGCTATTTAGTGCCCGACGCAGTAGAGGCGCGTATTCTAAGCCAAGGTTATTGGCGTACATAA
- the frr gene encoding ribosome recycling factor, with the protein MDEEIQFYLSEAEESMGKSLQHTSLELSRIRAGKASPAMLDSLRVDYYGTPTPISQVANVSTPDARTLFIKPWEKNIIAEVVKAIKNSDLGLNPQSDAEGVRLNIPPMTEERRRDLVKQVKNESESGKVRIRGIRKDVNDALRKLLKEGAAEDAVKDAEAKVQKATDSYISKIDDLMSKKESEIMTI; encoded by the coding sequence ATGGACGAAGAAATCCAGTTTTACCTGAGCGAAGCCGAAGAGTCGATGGGTAAATCCCTGCAACACACTAGCTTAGAACTGAGCCGCATCCGGGCAGGCAAAGCTTCCCCGGCGATGCTCGACTCCCTTCGGGTAGACTATTATGGCACTCCTACTCCTATCAGCCAAGTAGCGAACGTTTCGACTCCCGACGCCCGCACGCTGTTCATCAAGCCTTGGGAGAAGAACATCATTGCGGAAGTAGTTAAAGCCATCAAGAACAGTGACTTGGGCCTAAACCCACAGTCCGACGCTGAAGGTGTACGCCTGAATATTCCGCCCATGACCGAGGAGCGCCGGCGCGATCTAGTAAAGCAAGTCAAAAACGAGTCGGAAAGCGGTAAAGTCCGCATCCGTGGCATTCGCAAAGACGTCAACGATGCGTTGCGCAAGCTTCTGAAAGAAGGTGCCGCCGAAGACGCCGTAAAAGACGCCGAAGCCAAGGTGCAAAAAGCTACGGACAGCTACATCAGCAAGATCGACGATCTGATGAGCAAGAAAGAAAGCGAAATCATGACTATCTGA
- the pyrH gene encoding UMP kinase: MKYTRILLKLSGEALMGQQQYGIDAVRLMQYAEEIKAVAATGTQIAVVIGGGNIFRGVQAEAFGLDRVQGDYMGMLATVINSMALQSALEKLGVQTRLLSGVTIQRVCEPYIRRRALRHLEKGRVVIFGAGIGSPYFTTDSAASLRAIEIEADVVLKGTRVDGIYTADPEKDPSAVRYPQITFDEVMEKNLNVMDMTAFTLCKENNLPIIVFDMNKTGNLQRLIDGETVGTLVTMNGTASHSLDPKHGGLTPAVTPAPEQA, translated from the coding sequence TTGAAGTACACCCGAATCCTGCTGAAACTGAGTGGCGAAGCCTTAATGGGCCAACAGCAATACGGCATCGATGCCGTTCGGCTCATGCAATATGCCGAAGAAATCAAGGCCGTAGCGGCTACTGGCACACAGATCGCCGTTGTGATCGGCGGCGGCAACATATTCCGTGGCGTACAAGCAGAAGCCTTTGGCCTTGACCGGGTGCAAGGCGATTATATGGGTATGCTGGCCACCGTTATCAACTCGATGGCCTTACAAAGCGCTCTTGAAAAGCTAGGCGTTCAGACGCGGCTGCTTTCGGGCGTTACCATTCAGCGCGTCTGCGAACCTTACATTCGGCGGCGCGCGCTGCGGCACTTGGAAAAGGGCCGTGTGGTGATTTTCGGCGCCGGGATCGGGTCGCCTTACTTCACTACCGACTCGGCGGCCTCGCTGCGGGCTATTGAGATTGAAGCTGATGTAGTGCTGAAGGGCACTCGGGTCGATGGCATTTATACCGCCGATCCGGAGAAGGATCCTTCGGCAGTGCGTTACCCACAGATCACATTCGATGAGGTGATGGAGAAAAACCTCAACGTGATGGATATGACGGCATTTACGCTGTGCAAAGAGAATAATTTGCCCATTATTGTGTTCGACATGAATAAGACGGGCAACCTACAGCGCCTGATCGATGGCGAAACGGTAGGTACTCTGGTTACCATGAATGGCACTGCCTCGCACTCGCTCGACCCTAAACACGGCGGCTTAACCCCAGCCGTAACGCCTGCACCAGAGCAAGCCTAA
- a CDS encoding biotin/lipoyl-containing protein → MLQVRTGPDQTWEVEYNAKAPITVNGQPFAWDIVAVADGHYHILYEGRSYSAELISADYAAKTLSLKLNGRVVEIEAKDRFDLLLDKLGMSNATAHKVNELKAPMPGLIVDIRVQAGQEVQKGDPLLVLEAMKMENILKAPSDGVVAAIKVGLRDNVNKGQVLVQFS, encoded by the coding sequence ATGCTACAAGTTCGCACCGGCCCCGATCAAACGTGGGAAGTAGAATACAATGCCAAGGCCCCAATTACCGTTAATGGACAACCTTTTGCTTGGGATATAGTTGCCGTGGCCGATGGGCATTACCACATTCTTTATGAGGGGCGGTCGTATTCTGCTGAGCTAATCAGTGCCGACTACGCAGCGAAAACCCTATCGCTAAAACTCAATGGCCGCGTGGTGGAAATTGAGGCGAAAGATCGCTTCGACTTGCTGCTGGACAAACTAGGCATGAGCAACGCAACGGCGCATAAAGTCAATGAGTTGAAAGCCCCAATGCCGGGCCTGATCGTAGATATTCGCGTACAAGCCGGACAAGAGGTACAGAAGGGTGATCCGTTGCTAGTGCTGGAGGCAATGAAAATGGAGAATATTTTGAAGGCTCCCAGCGACGGCGTAGTAGCAGCTATTAAGGTCGGGCTCCGCGACAACGTCAACAAAGGCCAAGTGCTGGTGCAGTTCAGCTAG